In the Osmerus eperlanus chromosome 27, fOsmEpe2.1, whole genome shotgun sequence genome, one interval contains:
- the LOC134014003 gene encoding equilibrative nucleoside transporter 2-like: protein MVLHKSIPADRGCAVAVIIFILGLGTLLPWNFFITATQYFNGRLKVNGTSENTDDYHYDNWMTLVSQLPLLLFTLLNSFLYQWVTERVRIAVSMTSILLLFVLTACLVKVPMAPQYFFSVTMATIWFINTFGAVLQGSLFGLVGLLPPRYSTLFMSGQGLAGIFSALAMLLSIFSNADKETAALGYFITPCVATLLTLLCYLILPHLEFAQFYLKKSHGQLETTNELIKSAEKGSLYKVSGMEKSLVVMENADSQRRSSVQAVFKKIWVMALCVTSVLAVTLSVFPAVTVKVKTIFKESKDWEPYFLCVCCFIVFNVMDLIGRSATSLAQWPSKESRWFPVLVLSRVVFVPLVMLCNVEHSRLPVLFSHDVAFVCIMTLFALSNGYCICLCMTYAPQLVRSKDCETAGALMTFFLALGLSVGAACSFLLGALL, encoded by the exons ATGGTTCTCCATAAGAGCATACCTGCGGACAG AGGTTGTGCTGTGGCcgtcatcatcttcatcctggGACTGGGAACTCTGTTGCCGTGGAATTTCTTTATTACTGCCACACAG TACTTTAATGGCCGCCTCAAAGTCAACGGCACAAGTGAAAACACAGACGACTACCACTACGATAACTGGATGACTCTTGTATCCCAGCTACCCCTGTTGTTGTTCACCTTACTCAACTCTTTCCTCTATCAGTG GGTCACGGAGAGGGTGCGCATAGCCGTCAGTATGACCTCCATCCTGCTTCTCTTTGTCCTCACCGCCTGTCTGGTTAAGGTGCCCATGGCGCCGCAATATTTCTTCtctgtcaccatggcaactaTCTGGTTCATAAACA CGTTTGGAGCCGTGTTGCAGGGGAGCCTGTTTGGCTTAGTGGGGCTTCTCCCTCCGAGATACAGCACCCTGTTCATGAGTGGTCAAGGACTGGCCGGGATCTTCTCAGCCCTGGCCATGCTGCTGTCCATCTTCA GCAATGCAGATAAGGAAACTGCTGCCCTGGGGTACTTCATAACCCCCTGTGTGGCCACCCTGCTCACTTTGCTCTGCTACCTAATTCTTCCACATCTG GAATTTGCCCAGTTCTATTTAAAGAAAAGCCATGGTCAGCTGGAGACCACCAATGAGCTCATCAAATCTGCTG AAAAAGGGTCCCTCTACAAAGTCAGTGGGATGGAGAAAAGCCTGGTTGTCATGGAGAACGCTGATTCCCAGAGAAGGTCTTCAGTGCAGGCTGTCTTCAAAAAG ATCTGGGTGATGGCACTTTGTGTGACGTCCGTGCTGGCTGTGACGCTCTCTGTGTTCCCAGCGGTGACGGTCAAAGTGAAGACTATATTTAAGGAAAGCAAGGACTGGG AACCctacttcctctgtgtgtgttgcttcatCGTGTTTAACGTCATGGACCTGATCGGCCGCAGTGCCACATCTCTGGCTCAGTGG CCCTCGAAGGAAAGCCGTTGGTTCCCTGTCCTGGTTTTGTCTCGGGTCGTCTTCGTCCCCCTCGTCATGCTCTGTAACGTGGAACACTCCCGCCTGCCCGTCCTCTTCTCCCACGACGTGGCCTTCGTCTGCATCATGACCTTATTCGCCCTCTCCAACGGATACTGCATCTGCCTCTGCATGACCTACGCGCCACA gttGGTGAGGTCGAAGGACTGCGAGACGGCAGGGGCTCTGATGACCTTCTTCCTGGCGCTGGGGCTCTCCGTTGGGGCGGCTTGCTCCTTCCTCCTGGGGGCTCTGTTGTAG
- the LOC134013981 gene encoding zinc finger protein 761-like: protein MEKHHCDSCGKSLSSSSSLQKHMLIHTGEKPYSCDVCGKTFRQSGTLSVHRRIHTGEKPYSCDLCDETFSQAGNLTAHRRIHTGEKPYSCDLCGKTFKKAGHLTVHSRIHTREKPFSCDLCGKTFSMASTLNDHRRTHTGQKPYSCDLCGKTFSHAGSLRGHRRIHTGEKPYSCDVCGKTFSHAGSLRGHRRIHTGEKPYSCDLCDKTFSLNSTLSVHRRTHTEEKPYSCDLCGKTFSQAGHFTAHRRIHTREKPYSCDLCGKTFSLASSLNVHRRIHTGEKPYSCDLCGKTFSQAGHFTAHRRIHTREKPYSCDLCGKTFSLASALNDHRRIHTGEKLYSCDLCDETFSQAGNFTAHRRIHTRDKPYSCDLCDKTFARVDSFTVHCRIHTGEKPYNCDVCGKTFRQAGHFTAHRRIHTREKPYSCDLCGKTFSLASTRNVHRRSHTG, encoded by the coding sequence ATGGAGAAACATCACTGCGACTCttgtgggaagagcctttcctcatccagtagCCTCCAGAAGCACATgctgatccacactggagaaaagccctacagctgtgacgtctgtggtaaaacctttagacagtcTGGTACTCTCAGcgttcaccgcaggatccacactggagagaagccatacagctgtgacctctgtgatgaaacctttagccaggctggcaatCTCACagctcaccgcaggatccacactggagagaagccctacagctgtgacctctgcggTAAAACCTTTAAAAAGGCTGGCCATCtcacagttcacagcaggatccacaccagAGAGAAGCCcttcagctgtgacctctgtggtaaaacctttagcatgGCTAGTACTCTCAATGATCACCGCAGGACCCACACTGGGCAGAAGccatacagctgtgacctctgtggtaaaacctttagccacgcTGGCAGCTTAAGaggtcaccgcaggatccacactggagagaagccctacagctgtgatgtCTGTGGGAAAACCTTTAGCCACGCTGGCAGCTTAAGaggtcaccgcaggatccacactggagagaagccctacagctgtgacctctgtgataaaacctttagcctgaATAGTACTCTCAGCGTTCACCGCAGGACCCACACtgaagagaagccctacagctgtgacctctgtggtaaaacctttagccaggctggccatTTTACagctcaccgcaggatccacactagagagaagccctacagctgtgacctctgtggtaaaacctttagcctggCTAGTAGTCTCAAcgttcaccgcaggatccacactggagagaagccctacagctgtgacctctgtggtaaaacctttagccaggctggccatTTTACagctcaccgcaggatccacactagagagaagccctacagctgtgacctctgtggtaaaacctttagcctggCTAGTGCTCTCAAtgatcaccgcaggatccacaccggAGAGAAgctctacagctgtgacctctgtgatgaaacctttagccaggctggcaatTTCACAGCTCATCGCAGGATCCACACCAGGGacaagccctacagctgtgacctctgtgataaaacctttgcACGGGTTGACAGTTTTACAGttcactgcaggatccacactggagaaaagCCCTACAACTGTGacgtctgtggtaaaacctttagacaggctggccatttcacagctcaccgcaggatccacactagagagaagccttacagctgtgacctctgcggtaaaacctttagcctggCTAGTACACGCAACGTTCACCGCAGGAGCCACACTGGatag